From Sporolactobacillus pectinivorans:
AACTCGCAGATAGGCTTCAATTAAATCGCTCTACCTACGCTCGCTATGAGCTGAATCAAACACAACCTGATCTTGAAACACTGAGAAAAATTGCTGATTTTTATGATGTTTCAGTCGATTATATAATTGAACGTACCAATAATAAGAATCCTGAGAAGAAACCCGAAGGCCGCTTCTTTTACGACCTGGATCATGCATCACAGGAGGATCTAGACGAATTAGAGAATTATTTTCAGTACATGCAAGAGCGGAAAAAGAAAAGAGACAATCAAGATAAATAAAAATGTTTCAAGGGAGTGAATATATCATGGACGAAAGCCTTTTGAAACAAATTTTAGATAAGTTAAATACGATTGATGAACGTACTAAAAAGCTTGATAACAATCAAAAACAATTTGAAGATCACTTTGAACAGATCGACAAAAAGCTAAATACAATCACAGAACAAATAGTTAAAAACTCTGAACAGATTACATTGCTTCGAGAGTCGCAAGCAGCTCTAATCTCCGGTCAACAAAAACAGGACAAAATATTAGAGATGCTCGCTATGCGGTCTCTTGAGCAGGAATCGGATATCAGGGATCTAAAAAGAATTAAATGAAAAATCCAATCACATCAACATATTTAAGACATGGATGTTCATGATAATTTCGGTCAGATT
This genomic window contains:
- a CDS encoding helix-turn-helix domain-containing protein, with the protein product MDYGKRLKRLRESKNLSQQELADRLQLNRSTYARYELNQTQPDLETLRKIADFYDVSVDYIIERTNNKNPEKKPEGRFFYDLDHASQEDLDELENYFQYMQERKKKRDNQDK